The following coding sequences lie in one Mycobacterium sp. Z3061 genomic window:
- a CDS encoding ABC transporter permease, producing the protein MVSVELERVTKLLRSVGEFFAMSLDTFVAMFKLPFPWREFLLQSWFVARVSLIPTLLLTIPFTVLVVFTLNILLVEFGAADFSGTGAATASVTQIGPVVTVLVVAGTGATAMCADLGSRAIHDELNALRVMGVDPIRRLAAPRVLAATVVAVSLVSLVTLVGLAGSFVFSVFVQHVTPGAFAAGLTLITHLPDLILGLVKGALFGMAAALIACYKGISVSKGPQGVGNAVNETVVYSFIALFLINIVATAVFYTGPQ; encoded by the coding sequence ATGGTTTCAGTTGAGTTGGAGAGGGTCACCAAGCTGCTGCGATCCGTCGGCGAGTTCTTCGCGATGTCACTGGACACGTTCGTGGCCATGTTCAAGCTGCCGTTTCCATGGCGCGAATTCCTGCTGCAGAGCTGGTTCGTGGCACGGGTCTCACTGATTCCGACGCTGCTGCTGACCATTCCGTTCACGGTGCTGGTGGTCTTCACCCTCAACATCCTGTTGGTGGAGTTCGGTGCCGCCGACTTCTCCGGCACCGGCGCGGCGACCGCCTCGGTGACCCAGATCGGCCCGGTGGTGACGGTTCTCGTCGTCGCCGGCACCGGGGCCACCGCCATGTGCGCCGACCTCGGTTCCCGCGCGATCCACGACGAGCTCAACGCGTTACGAGTGATGGGCGTGGACCCCATTCGCCGGCTGGCGGCGCCCCGGGTGTTGGCCGCCACCGTTGTCGCGGTGTCCCTGGTGTCGCTGGTGACCCTGGTGGGTCTGGCCGGCTCGTTCGTCTTCTCGGTATTCGTTCAGCACGTCACTCCCGGGGCCTTCGCCGCCGGTCTGACACTGATCACGCACCTGCCCGATCTGATCCTCGGCCTGGTCAAAGGTGCGCTGTTCGGGATGGCGGCGGCCCTGATCGCCTGCTACAAGGGCATTTCCGTGAGCAAGGGGCCGCAGGGCGTGGGCAACGCCGTCAACGAGACGGTCGTCTACTCCTTCATCGCCCTGTTCCTGATCAACATCGTCGCCACCGCGGTCTTCTACACGGGGCCGCAATGA
- a CDS encoding ABC transporter permease: MNVVASWNHVGAQVAFYARTFAEMRTAFRRYGREMVRLVAQMSMGTGALAVIGGTVVIVGFLTLSTGAVIAVQGYNQLSGIGVEAMTGFISAYVNVRIIAPAVAGVGLAATIGAGSTAQLGAMSIADEIDALEVMAVRSVAYLVSTRVVAGVVVVIPLYCVAVVCAFQAARFGTTRLYGQSTGVYDHYFHTFLNSIDLLWSFVTVIVAAIAIMLVHTYYGYTARGGPAGVGEAVGHSVRTSLIVLTLVVLAISLSVHGQSGHFNLSG, from the coding sequence ATGAACGTGGTGGCGAGCTGGAATCACGTTGGCGCCCAGGTGGCTTTCTACGCCCGGACATTCGCAGAGATGCGTACCGCCTTCCGGCGGTACGGCAGAGAGATGGTACGACTCGTCGCCCAGATGAGCATGGGCACCGGAGCGCTGGCAGTGATCGGCGGGACGGTGGTCATCGTCGGCTTCCTGACCCTCTCGACCGGAGCCGTGATCGCCGTTCAGGGCTACAACCAGCTGTCGGGCATCGGCGTGGAAGCGATGACAGGCTTCATCTCCGCCTACGTCAACGTCCGGATCATCGCTCCGGCGGTGGCCGGGGTGGGCCTGGCCGCCACCATCGGGGCCGGCTCCACCGCGCAACTGGGGGCGATGAGCATCGCCGACGAAATCGACGCACTGGAAGTAATGGCGGTCCGCTCGGTGGCCTACCTGGTCTCCACCCGGGTGGTGGCCGGTGTCGTCGTGGTCATCCCGCTGTACTGCGTGGCTGTGGTGTGCGCCTTTCAGGCCGCGCGATTCGGAACCACCAGGCTCTATGGACAGTCCACCGGCGTGTACGACCACTACTTCCACACCTTCCTCAACTCGATCGATCTGCTCTGGTCGTTCGTCACGGTGATCGTCGCGGCGATCGCAATCATGTTGGTGCACACCTATTACGGCTACACCGCACGCGGTGGTCCCGCCGGGGTGGGGGAGGCGGTGGGCCACTCCGTGCGCACTTCGTTGATCGTATTGACCCTTGTGGTGCTTGCGATTTCGCTGTCCGTCCACGGCCAGTCCGGTCACTTCAACTTGTCGGGCTAG